One Brassica napus cultivar Da-Ae chromosome A1, Da-Ae, whole genome shotgun sequence genomic region harbors:
- the LOC106435571 gene encoding protein ETHYLENE INSENSITIVE 3-like, whose translation MMFNEMGMLGGNMDLYSSSSLGELDFCPAPHPEPDSIVEDDYTDDDEIDVDELERRMWRDKMRLKRLKEQDNKSSKQGVDYDSAKQRQSQEQARRKKMSRAQDGILKYMLKMMEVCKAQGFVYGIIPENGKPVTGASDNLREWWKDKVRFDRNGPAAISKYQADNNVPGACENNGLIGPTPHTLQELQDTTLGSLLSALMQHCDPPQRRFPLEKGVPPPWWPNGKEDWWCQLGLAKDQGPAPYKKPHDLKKAWKVGVLTAVIKHMFPDVGKIRKLVRQSKCLQDKMTAKESATWLAIVNQEEALARELYPESCPPLSSLTGGGSCSLLMNDCGQYDVEGFEKETRYEVEEVKPVKEEVSSEFMRKRKPDRDLNAVMDRTVFFTCENPGCVHSEISRGFLDRSSRDNHQLGCPHRDSCVLYGAGPSRFHVNEVKPVVGFSQPRPVNSVDQPIDLTGIGVPEDGQKMISELMSMYDRNVQSNQTSMVVENQNVTLLQPMVQNQFQGNIVEGSFFEEFNIPNRANNNNSSNQMFFQGNNNGFNYDTTHNNNFEAAQNNSRSNRFQDVYDSAPFDMASFVYRDDMSMPGVAGTMDGMHQKQHDASLWF comes from the coding sequence ATGATGTTTAACGAGATGGGAATGTTAGGCGGGAACATGGACTTGTACTCTTCGTCCTCTCTCGGGGAACTCGACTTCTGTCCCGCACCACACCCTGAACCGGATTCTATTGTTGAAGACGACTACACAGATGACGACGAGATCGATGTGGACGAGCTCGAGAGGAGGATGTGGAGAGACAAGATGCGTCTCAAACGTCTCAAGGAGCAGGACAACAAGAGCAGCAAACAAGGAGTTGATTATGATTCCGCCAAGCAGAGACAGTCTCAGGAGCAAGCGAGGAGGAAGAAAATGTCCAGAGCGCAAGACGGGATCTTGAAGTACATGCTGAAGATGATGGAAGTCTGCAAAGCTCAAGGCTTTGTCTACGGTATCATACCCGAGAACGGGAAGCCTGTCACCGGGGCTTCCGATAATCTCCGTGAGTGGTGGAAAGATAAAGTCAGGTTTGACCGTAACGGTCCTGCTGCTATAAGTAAGTACCAAGCGGATAACAACGTCCCTGGGGCTTGTGAAAATAACGGTTTGATTGGACCTACGCCGCACACGTTGCAAGAGCTTCAGGACACGACTCTTGGGTCGCTTTTGTCTGCGTTGATGCAGCATTGTGACCCTCCTCAGAGACGGTTTCCTTTGGAGAAAGGTGTGCCTCCTCCGTGGTGGCCTAACGGGAAAGAGGACTGGTGGTGTCAGCTCGGTTTGGCGAAAGACCAAGGTCCTGCTCCTTACAAGAAGCCTCATGATTTGAAGAAGGCGTGGAAAGTGGGCGTTTTGACTGCGGTTATTAAGCATATGTTTCCTGATGTTGGTAAGATTCGGAAGCTCGTGAGGCAGTCTAAATGTTTGCAGGATAAGATGACTGCTAAAGAGAGTGCTACTTGGCTTGCTATTGTTAACCAAGAAGAGGCCCTGGCTCGGGAGCTTTATCCTGAGTCTTGCcctcctctttcttctttgacAGGCGGTGGGAGCTGCTCGCTTCTGATGAATGATTGTGGTCAGTACGACGTTGAAGGGTTTGAGAAGGAGACTCGTTATGAAGTGGAAGAGGTGAAGCCTGTGAAGGAAGAAGTCTCATCAGAGTTCATGAGGAAGAGGAAGCCTGACAGAGACTTGAACGCTGTAATGGATAGAACGGTCTTCTTCACCTGTGAGAATCCTGGATGTGTCCATAGCGAAATCAGCAGGGGGTTTTTGGACAGGAGCTCAAGAGACAACCATCAATTAGGTTGTCCACACCGAGACAGTTGCGTACTTTATGGAGCAGGACCGTccaggttccatgtgaacgaaGTTAAGCCTGTCGTTGGATTTTCTCAGCCAAGGCCGGTGAACTCAGTGGACCAACCTATTGACTTAACCGGTATTGGAGTTCCTGAAGATGGGCAGAAGATGATCTCCGAGCTTATGTCTATGTACGACAGGAACGTCCAGAGCAACCAAACTTCTATGGTTGTGGAGAATCAAAACGTGACACTGCTTCAACCAATGGTCCAGAATCAGTTCCAAGGAAACATTGTGGAAGGAAGTTTCTTTGAAGAGTTTAACATCCCAAACAGagctaacaacaacaacagcagcaACCAAATGTTTTTCCAAGGGAACAACAATGGGTTCAACTACGACACCACTCACAACAACA